The Nocardioides panzhihuensis genome has a segment encoding these proteins:
- a CDS encoding DUF3054 domain-containing protein, whose product MSSTKSDVSFPLIAGLVPKWAVAAFAADVLFVLLFAFAGRQSHDSGPALVVLRIAWPFLVGLLVAWAVLAWRRWPAARTWPAGVVVWLGTYVIGMVLRGLTGGGLAPAFLVVSILFLGITLIGWRGYVSAKLHYRSRRLAD is encoded by the coding sequence ATGTCCTCCACGAAGTCCGACGTCTCCTTCCCACTCATCGCCGGGCTCGTGCCCAAGTGGGCGGTCGCGGCCTTCGCCGCGGACGTCCTCTTCGTGCTCCTCTTCGCCTTCGCCGGGCGCCAGTCGCACGACTCCGGCCCGGCGCTCGTCGTGCTTCGCATCGCCTGGCCCTTCCTGGTCGGGTTGCTCGTGGCCTGGGCCGTCCTGGCCTGGCGCCGCTGGCCCGCCGCTCGCACCTGGCCGGCCGGCGTGGTCGTCTGGCTCGGGACGTACGTCATCGGGATGGTGCTCCGCGGCCTCACCGGCGGCGGCCTCGCGCCCGCCTTCCTCGTCGTCTCGATCCTCTTCCTCGGCATCACCCTCATCGGCTGGCGCGGCTACGTCAGCGCCAAGCTCCACTACCGCTCCCGCCGCCTCGCCGACTGA
- a CDS encoding N-acetylglucosamine-6-phosphate deacetylase has product MDLEHVLRGRVPRPGGFDDVVVTVSSGQVTDVRSPASDDPESSGIFLPGLVDIHNHGGGGASFHSTSSDEIAVAAGVHHAAGTTTLLASTVTDAPDRLLEVVASLATAAETGLIAGIHMEGPFLAHSCRGAHDPDLLMAPDVGLTRELLAAGRGHLRVMTLAADLPGADEVAAVLAEAGAVVALGHTAATATQARAFLAGPGSLVTHLFNGMPPAHHRDPGPVLGSLGAAGVGDACVELIADGIHLADETVRAVMSMVPGSVVLVTDAMAAAAMADGDYQLGPLSVEVRSGVARVADGTGNGSIAGGTSRLLDQVRRHAAAGIDLAMLMKAASARPASVVGVDAGRLDVGARADLVVCDESLQPVRVMRGGVWLSS; this is encoded by the coding sequence ATGGATCTAGAGCATGTGCTGCGCGGCCGAGTGCCGCGGCCGGGTGGCTTCGACGACGTCGTCGTGACCGTGTCCTCGGGGCAGGTCACCGACGTGCGTTCCCCTGCCTCCGATGATCCCGAGTCGTCCGGGATTTTCCTCCCTGGGCTGGTGGACATCCACAACCACGGCGGGGGTGGTGCCTCGTTCCACTCGACGTCCTCGGACGAGATCGCCGTCGCTGCCGGGGTGCATCACGCTGCCGGTACGACCACTCTGCTGGCCTCGACCGTCACCGACGCACCCGACCGACTGCTCGAGGTCGTCGCTTCCTTGGCCACGGCCGCGGAGACCGGGCTGATCGCCGGGATCCACATGGAGGGCCCGTTCCTGGCGCACTCGTGCCGAGGAGCGCACGATCCCGATCTGCTGATGGCCCCGGATGTCGGGCTCACCCGTGAGCTCCTCGCCGCCGGCCGCGGGCACCTGCGGGTGATGACGCTGGCGGCGGACCTGCCGGGGGCCGACGAGGTCGCCGCCGTGCTCGCCGAGGCCGGGGCCGTGGTGGCGCTGGGACACACCGCGGCCACTGCTACTCAGGCCCGCGCGTTCCTGGCTGGCCCGGGGAGCCTGGTCACCCACCTCTTCAACGGGATGCCGCCCGCGCACCACCGCGACCCCGGCCCCGTGCTCGGCTCGCTGGGGGCAGCCGGTGTCGGCGACGCGTGTGTGGAGCTGATCGCGGACGGCATACACCTCGCGGACGAGACGGTCCGAGCGGTGATGTCGATGGTGCCCGGCTCGGTCGTGCTCGTCACCGACGCGATGGCCGCGGCAGCGATGGCCGACGGCGACTACCAGCTCGGGCCGCTGTCGGTGGAGGTACGCTCCGGGGTCGCCCGAGTGGCCGACGGGACCGGCAACGGGTCCATCGCCGGTGGCACCTCGCGGCTCCTCGACCAGGTACGCCGCCACGCCGCGGCCGGGATCGACCTGGCGATGCTCATGAAGGCGGCCAGCGCGCGGCCGGCATCGGTGGTGGGTGTCGACGCGGGCCGTCTGGACGTGGGAGCCCGGGCCGATCTGGTCGTCTGCGACGAGTCGCTGCAGCCTGTCCGGGTGATGCGCGGCGGGGTCTGGCTGTCCTCCTAG
- a CDS encoding phospholipid carrier-dependent glycosyltransferase, translated as MTTTVTEEPEPMEGLAGTPSGHLLPTAWERARRRINGSPRAGWAATIGITVLAFLLRLWHLGTPKVFAFDETYYAKDAWSLLEFGYARNFIEGADDSILAGQLEGQFADGPSMIVHPDVGKWLIAIGIKLFGMDPFGWRIASVVIGSLLVLLTIRFVRRVSGSMLLGLVGGILVTFDGLAFVLSRLALLDLFVAFFLLLAVHLMVMDRDWCRRRFASLVPAQLAEPGAWGPIRRMLFRPWLLCSGIAWGLAIGCKWEALYPLAAFGLLYVAWSAGMRRSFGVRLSCLRACVADGPTAFVHLVGVALAVYVITWIPWMTHADVYEESLSATQYTRYTGEGHCENKSYVPENLNDKRWPTATEPDASGLGEATQSLRSLWYYHRDVFTFHTHFLDCAEHTYGSHPIGWLVLNRPVGVAADTGILSGSKSRGEMCEASPTTDPDGDGPEEAGTCLRQVLLLGTPVLWWGAFVALIVSAFMWVAARDWRFGVAVVGVLSTWLPWLQYAGRPIFSFYMIIALPFLVLGLCLCLGKMLDRPPPLAGRAPGTRRRVGGAIAGGIFVVLVICNFAWFWPIYTDELLTRQEWMTRIWFKRWI; from the coding sequence GTGACGACGACGGTGACCGAGGAGCCGGAGCCCATGGAGGGCCTGGCCGGCACCCCTTCCGGTCACCTCCTCCCGACCGCCTGGGAACGCGCCCGGCGCCGGATCAACGGCTCGCCACGGGCCGGCTGGGCGGCGACGATCGGGATCACCGTTCTCGCCTTCCTGCTCAGGCTGTGGCACCTGGGGACCCCGAAGGTCTTCGCATTCGACGAGACGTACTACGCCAAGGACGCCTGGTCGCTGCTCGAGTTCGGCTATGCGCGCAACTTCATCGAGGGTGCCGACGACAGCATCCTCGCCGGGCAGCTCGAGGGGCAGTTCGCCGACGGACCGTCGATGATCGTCCATCCCGATGTCGGCAAGTGGCTCATCGCGATCGGCATCAAGCTCTTCGGGATGGACCCGTTCGGCTGGCGGATCGCCTCGGTCGTGATCGGCTCGCTCCTGGTGCTGCTGACGATCCGGTTCGTACGCCGCGTCTCCGGCTCCATGCTGCTCGGGCTCGTCGGCGGCATCCTGGTCACCTTCGACGGGCTCGCGTTCGTGCTCTCGCGGCTGGCCCTGCTCGATCTCTTCGTGGCGTTCTTCCTGCTGCTCGCGGTGCACCTGATGGTGATGGACCGTGACTGGTGTCGACGCCGGTTCGCCTCCCTCGTGCCTGCCCAGCTCGCCGAACCCGGCGCCTGGGGTCCGATCCGCCGGATGCTGTTCCGGCCGTGGCTGCTCTGCTCGGGCATCGCGTGGGGTTTGGCGATCGGCTGCAAGTGGGAGGCGCTCTATCCGCTGGCCGCATTCGGTCTTCTCTACGTGGCCTGGTCCGCCGGGATGCGGCGCTCCTTCGGCGTACGGCTCTCCTGCCTCCGTGCCTGTGTCGCCGACGGGCCGACGGCGTTCGTGCACCTGGTGGGGGTCGCGCTCGCGGTCTACGTGATCACGTGGATCCCGTGGATGACCCACGCCGACGTCTACGAGGAGTCGCTCTCCGCGACGCAGTACACGCGCTACACCGGCGAGGGTCACTGCGAGAACAAGTCGTACGTCCCCGAGAACCTCAACGACAAGCGCTGGCCGACCGCGACCGAGCCGGACGCATCCGGGCTCGGGGAGGCGACCCAGTCGCTGCGGTCGCTGTGGTACTACCACCGCGACGTCTTCACCTTCCACACCCACTTTCTCGACTGCGCCGAGCACACCTACGGCTCGCACCCGATCGGTTGGCTCGTCCTGAACCGTCCGGTCGGGGTCGCCGCCGACACCGGGATCCTGTCGGGCTCGAAGTCGCGTGGCGAGATGTGCGAGGCGTCGCCGACGACCGACCCCGACGGCGACGGGCCCGAGGAGGCCGGGACGTGTCTGCGGCAGGTGCTGCTGCTGGGCACCCCGGTGCTGTGGTGGGGAGCCTTCGTCGCGCTGATCGTCTCCGCGTTCATGTGGGTCGCCGCGCGGGACTGGAGGTTCGGCGTCGCCGTGGTCGGCGTGCTGTCGACGTGGCTGCCATGGCTGCAGTACGCCGGACGGCCGATCTTCTCCTTCTACATGATCATCGCGCTGCCGTTCCTGGTGCTCGGACTGTGTCTGTGCCTCGGCAAGATGCTCGATCGGCCGCCGCCGCTGGCCGGCCGGGCCCCCGGGACCCGGCGGCGCGTCGGCGGCGCGATCGCCGGCGGCATCTTCGTCGTGCTGGTGATCTGCAACTTCGCCTGGTTCTGGCCGATCTACACCGACGAGCTGCTCACCCGACAAGAGTGGATGACGAGGATCTGGTTCAAACGATGGATCTAG
- the rsmI gene encoding 16S rRNA (cytidine(1402)-2'-O)-methyltransferase, with the protein MVDPEDGVLVLAATPIGRVEDAPPRLASELATADVIAAEDTRRLRRLTTDLGVEIKGRIVSYFEGNESAKTPTLLADLLDGNRVLLVTDAGMPSVSDPGYRLVAAAVEQDVRVTAVPGPSAVLTALAVSGLPVDRFCFEGFLPRKAGERSRRLTGLAKEERTMVFFEAPHRTEAALAAMRDAFGDTRAAAVCRELTKTHEEVRRGGLAELVVWAGDGVRGEVTIVVTGADPSAEVSNDPDSLRAAVADLEGEGLTKKEAIAETAKRSGVPKREVYDLVHKPAQ; encoded by the coding sequence GTGGTAGATCCAGAGGACGGCGTGCTCGTACTTGCGGCAACCCCGATCGGACGGGTCGAGGATGCTCCACCCCGGTTGGCTTCCGAGCTCGCCACCGCCGACGTCATCGCAGCTGAGGACACCCGCCGGCTGCGTCGGCTGACGACCGATCTCGGGGTCGAGATCAAGGGCCGCATCGTCTCCTACTTCGAGGGCAACGAGAGCGCCAAGACGCCGACCCTGCTCGCCGACCTACTCGACGGCAACCGCGTCCTGCTGGTCACCGATGCCGGCATGCCCTCGGTCTCCGACCCGGGCTATCGGCTGGTTGCCGCGGCCGTCGAGCAGGACGTACGCGTCACCGCGGTCCCCGGCCCGTCGGCCGTCCTGACCGCGTTGGCCGTCAGCGGCCTCCCCGTCGACCGGTTCTGCTTCGAGGGCTTCCTGCCCCGCAAGGCCGGTGAGCGCTCTCGTCGCTTGACAGGCCTGGCCAAGGAGGAGCGCACCATGGTCTTCTTCGAGGCGCCCCACCGCACCGAGGCCGCGTTGGCAGCCATGCGCGACGCCTTCGGCGACACGCGCGCCGCCGCCGTCTGCCGCGAGCTCACCAAGACCCACGAAGAAGTACGCCGCGGGGGACTCGCCGAGCTAGTCGTCTGGGCGGGGGACGGGGTGAGGGGCGAAGTCACCATCGTCGTCACCGGCGCCGACCCGTCAGCCGAGGTCAGCAACGACCCCGACAGCCTCCGCGCCGCCGTAGCCGACCTGGAAGGCGAGGGCCTGACGAAAAAGGAAGCCATCGCCGAGACAGCCAAACGGTCGGGTGTCCCCAAACGCGAGGTCTACGACCTAGTCCACAAACCCGCCCAGTAG
- a CDS encoding TatD family hydrolase translates to MSFPPLPEPLPAPVVDNHTHLDIVRGDESLPVEEALAQAAAVGVTRVVQIGCDLPGARWAVEAAETYDNMIAGVALHPNDAPRQPDLEAALDEIEKLAGAHDKVRVVGETGMDFFRTDEEGRETQAYSFRRHIDMAKRLDKTLMIHDRDAHEAVLEVIDSVGPPERWVMHCFSGDVEFARQCLDRGAYLSFAGTVTFKNAQYLRDALAIAPQDRILVETDAPFLTPHPHRGGTNSSYMIPATMRVMAEVRGEDLEALCNAVNTNTETAFGGTW, encoded by the coding sequence GTGAGCTTTCCACCGCTTCCTGAGCCGCTTCCCGCGCCTGTCGTCGACAACCACACCCATCTCGACATCGTCAGAGGGGACGAGAGTCTGCCGGTCGAGGAGGCGCTCGCGCAGGCGGCTGCGGTGGGGGTGACCAGGGTGGTGCAGATCGGCTGCGACCTGCCCGGAGCGCGCTGGGCGGTGGAGGCTGCCGAGACGTACGACAACATGATCGCCGGGGTGGCGCTCCATCCCAACGACGCACCTCGCCAGCCCGACCTCGAGGCTGCGCTCGACGAGATCGAGAAGCTCGCCGGGGCGCACGACAAGGTGCGGGTGGTGGGGGAGACCGGGATGGACTTCTTCCGCACCGACGAGGAGGGCCGCGAGACCCAGGCCTACTCGTTCCGGCGTCACATCGACATGGCCAAGCGGCTCGACAAGACCCTGATGATCCACGACCGCGACGCCCACGAGGCCGTGCTCGAGGTGATCGACAGCGTCGGCCCGCCGGAGCGCTGGGTGATGCACTGCTTCTCGGGCGATGTCGAGTTCGCCCGCCAGTGCCTGGACCGCGGGGCGTACCTCTCCTTCGCCGGCACCGTGACGTTCAAGAACGCCCAGTACCTCCGCGACGCCCTCGCGATCGCGCCCCAGGACCGCATCCTGGTCGAGACCGACGCCCCGTTCCTGACTCCACATCCGCACCGCGGCGGGACCAACTCCAGCTACATGATCCCCGCGACGATGCGGGTGATGGCCGAGGTACGCGGCGAGGACCTCGAGGCGCTCTGCAACGCCGTCAACACCAACACCGAGACCGCCTTCGGTGGCACCTGGTGA
- a CDS encoding M6 family metalloprotease domain-containing protein produces MNRRLTSVLAAVAVAGVTPVALTHSSASAVEDAGTPAAAAVKQKVDDKPDTLNTKRRELKTNAANAVATGEKQTVTKNGSEVVKMGSGKNARWVEHAPTEKSQLLSFLVEFGEGGNPAFPDNTSGPLHNEIAPPAADDNSTYWEEDFSRDHFMNMFFNQDKGEESFHNVYKEMSSGRFDLQGDVSDWVTLPRAASYYQDETGDETAASMKNYIQDSANAWYDAQKAAGKTDAEITAYLQDYDIWDRYDLDGDGNFNEADGYVDHFQAIHAGDGEEAGADPWAIWSHRWAANASGSDGPADYPKAGGVKIGNTDIWIRDYTTEPENGGLGVFAHEFGHDLGLPDFYDTAGGENGTGFWTLMSSGSWLGHGDGTIGTTPNHMGAPEKLFLGWLNYDTVEAGTTKKVTLGPSVHDTGTKTPQALVVNLPDGETTHDVGSGTSGKSFLYSGKGDDRTATAVSPEIAVPAGGKLSAKVKYDLEAEYDFTFLEASTDGGATWSTPLATNLSSAEYNNGIHGTSDSTCEGNCADRDPQEYVDLTADLAAYAGQNVKLRFRTANDGGVAFYGFAIDDLSVGSAYTTDFSTFADWTVKEYMGITDGTYTETYPRFYIAENRQYKGYDKTLAEGPYNFGYGVTAPDKVDHYAYQDGLLIWYKNGAYGDNNTSQHPGGGQALIVDASIGVQKWSDGTLSRNRMQGYDSTFDVDRTGALHLENEVAGAPNKVLDVPARKGVPTFYDSSETAYYDPANPAHSTKTAGSGVKIKVLSSDERKGIMKLNVS; encoded by the coding sequence ATGAACAGACGCCTTACCAGCGTTCTCGCTGCGGTTGCGGTCGCCGGCGTGACGCCGGTGGCCCTGACGCACTCGTCGGCAAGCGCCGTCGAGGACGCGGGGACCCCAGCCGCTGCCGCTGTGAAGCAGAAGGTCGATGACAAGCCTGACACGCTCAACACCAAGCGCCGAGAGCTCAAGACCAACGCCGCCAACGCCGTCGCCACAGGCGAGAAGCAGACGGTCACGAAGAACGGCAGCGAGGTCGTCAAGATGGGCTCGGGCAAGAACGCCCGCTGGGTGGAGCACGCTCCCACCGAGAAGTCCCAGCTGCTGAGCTTCCTGGTCGAGTTCGGCGAGGGCGGCAACCCGGCCTTCCCCGACAACACCTCGGGCCCGCTCCACAACGAGATCGCGCCGCCGGCTGCGGACGACAACTCCACCTACTGGGAGGAGGACTTCTCGCGCGACCACTTCATGAACATGTTCTTCAACCAGGACAAGGGCGAGGAGTCGTTCCACAACGTCTACAAGGAGATGTCGAGCGGCCGCTTCGACCTCCAGGGCGACGTGAGCGACTGGGTCACGCTTCCGCGCGCGGCGTCCTACTACCAGGACGAGACCGGCGATGAGACCGCCGCGTCGATGAAGAACTACATCCAGGACAGCGCCAACGCCTGGTACGACGCGCAGAAGGCGGCCGGCAAGACCGACGCCGAGATCACGGCCTACCTCCAGGACTACGACATCTGGGACCGCTACGACCTCGATGGCGACGGCAACTTCAACGAGGCCGATGGCTACGTCGACCACTTCCAGGCGATCCACGCCGGCGACGGCGAGGAGGCCGGCGCCGACCCGTGGGCCATCTGGTCCCACCGCTGGGCCGCGAACGCCTCCGGCTCCGACGGTCCGGCCGACTACCCGAAGGCCGGCGGCGTCAAGATCGGTAACACCGACATCTGGATCCGCGACTACACCACCGAGCCCGAGAACGGCGGCCTCGGCGTCTTCGCGCACGAGTTCGGCCACGACCTCGGTCTGCCGGACTTCTACGACACCGCGGGTGGCGAGAACGGCACCGGCTTCTGGACCCTGATGAGCTCGGGTTCGTGGCTGGGCCACGGTGACGGCACCATCGGCACCACTCCCAACCACATGGGCGCCCCCGAGAAGCTCTTCCTCGGCTGGCTCAACTACGACACCGTCGAGGCCGGTACGACCAAGAAGGTGACCCTCGGCCCGAGCGTCCACGACACCGGGACGAAGACCCCGCAGGCACTCGTGGTCAACCTGCCCGACGGGGAGACCACCCACGACGTCGGGTCGGGCACCTCTGGCAAGTCGTTCCTCTACTCCGGCAAGGGCGATGACCGTACGGCCACCGCGGTGAGCCCGGAGATCGCGGTCCCGGCGGGCGGCAAGCTCTCGGCCAAGGTGAAGTACGACCTCGAGGCGGAGTACGACTTCACCTTCCTGGAGGCCTCCACCGACGGTGGCGCCACCTGGTCGACGCCGCTGGCGACGAACCTGTCCTCGGCGGAGTACAACAACGGCATCCACGGCACCTCAGACAGCACCTGCGAGGGCAACTGCGCCGACCGTGACCCGCAGGAGTACGTCGACCTGACTGCTGACCTGGCGGCGTACGCAGGACAGAACGTGAAGCTCCGTTTCCGCACCGCGAACGACGGTGGCGTCGCCTTCTACGGCTTCGCCATCGACGACCTCTCGGTCGGCTCGGCCTACACCACCGACTTCTCGACGTTCGCCGACTGGACCGTCAAGGAGTACATGGGTATCACCGACGGCACCTACACCGAGACGTACCCGCGCTTCTACATCGCCGAGAACCGGCAGTACAAGGGCTACGACAAGACGCTGGCCGAGGGTCCGTACAACTTCGGCTACGGCGTCACGGCGCCGGACAAGGTCGACCACTACGCCTACCAGGACGGTCTGCTGATCTGGTACAAGAACGGCGCCTACGGTGACAACAACACCTCCCAGCACCCCGGCGGTGGTCAGGCGCTGATCGTCGACGCCTCCATCGGAGTCCAGAAGTGGTCCGACGGCACCCTGTCGCGCAACCGGATGCAGGGCTACGACTCGACGTTCGACGTCGACCGTACCGGCGCGCTGCACCTCGAGAACGAGGTCGCCGGTGCTCCGAACAAGGTCCTCGACGTGCCGGCTCGTAAGGGTGTCCCCACCTTCTACGACAGCTCGGAGACGGCGTACTACGACCCGGCCAACCCGGCGCACTCCACCAAGACCGCCGGCAGCGGCGTGAAGATCAAGGTGCTCTCCTCGGACGAGCGCAAGGGCATCATGAAGCTCAACGTCTCCTGA
- a CDS encoding ubiquitin-like domain-containing protein, producing MPGQNEHRSIVPASSTNSWFRNIASTRRSKAILIGGLAAAVVAAGGAAYGVKTSQTDVIVSVDGKAKDVSVNADTVGEVLEAEGIEIGDRDAVAPSVDTEVEDGSAISVRYARQLSLEVDGKDQDHWVTATTVGGALAELGRDYDRAELSTSRGAYIGRDGMSLDVVTPKNVKVELAGKKAKKVNVTALTVGDALKDLRVEVEPRDKVTPAPGKALKAGQKIVFTDFSAKDQKVARETVEAPVEEREDSSMYEGETEVVEEGSDGIRSVTYRAFLKNGETVSRKVLEQNVIEKPEPRIVKVGTKEKEAPAANFAGGSTVWDRLAQCESGGNWAINTGNGYYGGLQFNMQTWQAYGGSGLPSENSRETQIAVATKLRDANGGYGAWPHCSQQLGLPQ from the coding sequence GTGCCCGGGCAGAACGAACATCGGAGCATCGTGCCCGCCAGCAGCACCAACTCGTGGTTCCGCAACATCGCTTCAACCCGCCGCAGCAAGGCCATCCTGATCGGCGGACTCGCCGCAGCTGTGGTCGCCGCAGGCGGCGCAGCGTACGGGGTCAAGACCTCCCAGACCGACGTCATCGTGTCGGTCGACGGCAAGGCCAAGGACGTCAGCGTCAACGCCGACACCGTCGGAGAGGTCCTCGAGGCCGAGGGCATCGAGATCGGCGACCGTGACGCGGTCGCCCCATCGGTCGACACCGAGGTCGAGGACGGCAGCGCGATCAGCGTGCGCTACGCCCGTCAGCTGAGCCTCGAGGTCGACGGCAAGGATCAGGACCACTGGGTCACCGCTACCACCGTCGGCGGCGCCCTCGCCGAGCTCGGTCGCGACTACGACCGTGCCGAGCTCTCGACCAGCCGCGGTGCGTACATCGGCCGCGACGGGATGTCGCTCGACGTCGTCACTCCGAAAAACGTCAAGGTCGAGCTTGCCGGCAAGAAGGCCAAGAAGGTCAATGTGACCGCCCTGACCGTCGGCGACGCCCTCAAGGACCTCCGGGTCGAGGTCGAGCCCCGGGACAAGGTCACGCCAGCCCCCGGCAAGGCTCTGAAGGCCGGCCAGAAGATCGTCTTCACCGACTTCTCCGCCAAGGACCAGAAGGTCGCTCGCGAGACCGTCGAGGCGCCGGTCGAGGAGCGCGAGGACTCCTCGATGTACGAGGGTGAGACCGAGGTCGTCGAAGAGGGCTCCGACGGGATCCGCTCGGTGACCTACCGCGCCTTCCTCAAGAACGGCGAGACCGTCTCCCGCAAGGTCCTCGAGCAGAACGTGATCGAGAAGCCCGAGCCGCGCATCGTCAAGGTCGGCACCAAGGAGAAGGAGGCCCCTGCGGCCAACTTCGCCGGTGGCAGCACCGTCTGGGACCGGCTCGCGCAGTGCGAGTCCGGCGGCAACTGGGCGATCAACACCGGTAACGGCTACTACGGCGGCCTGCAGTTCAACATGCAGACCTGGCAGGCCTACGGCGGCTCCGGTCTCCCGAGCGAGAACAGCCGCGAGACGCAGATCGCGGTCGCGACCAAGCTCCGCGACGCCAACGGTGGCTACGGCGCCTGGCCGCACTGCTCGCAGCAGCTCGGACTGCCGCAGTAG
- the rsmA gene encoding 16S rRNA (adenine(1518)-N(6)/adenine(1519)-N(6))-dimethyltransferase RsmA yields the protein MTDRTPPRMLGPAEVRALAAELDLRPTKQRGQNFVIDANTVRRIVRESGVGADDVVVEVGPGLGSLTLAILETGAEVTAIELDEALAQRLPRTIEEYAPDHADAFRLIRADALRVESVPGPPPTALVANLPYNVSVPVLLHLLSLLPSLRHGLVMVQAEVADRLAAKPGSKIYGVPSVKAAWYADVRRAGTIGRNVFWPAPNVDSGLVYWRHREPPSTAVSREEVFAVVDAAFAQRRKALRGVLKPLAGSAEAAEKALVAVGIDPLARGESLTITDFVRITESLQKVSS from the coding sequence ATGACCGACCGCACCCCGCCGCGCATGCTGGGGCCGGCGGAGGTCAGGGCGCTGGCCGCCGAGCTCGACCTTCGCCCCACCAAGCAGCGCGGTCAGAACTTCGTGATCGACGCCAACACCGTGCGCCGGATCGTCCGTGAGTCCGGGGTCGGCGCCGACGACGTCGTGGTCGAGGTCGGACCGGGCCTCGGGTCGCTCACCCTCGCCATCCTCGAGACCGGCGCGGAGGTGACCGCGATCGAGCTCGACGAGGCCCTCGCGCAGCGCCTGCCGAGGACCATCGAGGAGTACGCCCCCGACCACGCCGATGCGTTCAGACTGATCCGAGCGGACGCTCTTCGGGTCGAGTCGGTCCCCGGGCCGCCGCCCACGGCCCTGGTCGCCAACCTGCCCTACAACGTCTCGGTGCCGGTCCTGCTGCACCTGCTGTCCCTGCTGCCGTCGCTGCGCCACGGCCTGGTGATGGTGCAGGCCGAGGTCGCCGACCGGCTGGCGGCCAAGCCCGGATCCAAGATCTACGGCGTCCCGTCGGTCAAGGCCGCCTGGTACGCCGACGTACGCCGCGCCGGAACGATCGGCCGCAACGTCTTCTGGCCGGCGCCCAACGTCGACTCCGGGCTCGTCTACTGGCGCCACCGCGAGCCGCCCTCGACGGCGGTATCGCGCGAGGAGGTCTTCGCAGTCGTCGATGCCGCCTTCGCCCAGCGCCGCAAGGCGCTCCGCGGCGTGCTCAAGCCGCTGGCCGGCTCTGCCGAGGCGGCAGAGAAGGCGCTGGTCGCCGTCGGCATCGACCCGCTGGCGCGCGGCGAGTCGTTGACCATCACCGACTTCGTACGCATCACCGAATCGCTCCAAAAGGTTTCCTCATGA
- a CDS encoding 4-(cytidine 5'-diphospho)-2-C-methyl-D-erythritol kinase has protein sequence MTITVRAAAKFNLHLGVGPVREDGFHPLATVYQAIGLYDDVTAGEADGWQVTLSAEDHIALAEVPTGDDNIVVRAGKALAAHHGIDRAASIEIHKGIPVAGGLAGGSADAAATLVALDRLWSLETSDEDLLAIAGRLGSDVPFALVGATAVGGGRGEIVEPVADNGAWWWVAVGNEQGLSTPAVYRAFDELVGAGVAEPQVPERLLMALEKGDAGLLAEALANDLQAPALALRPDLAQTFADGEEAGALAVQLSGSGPTVLMLCRDAAHAREVAGAMQAKAYDRVWAAPGPVAGAHVVTY, from the coding sequence ATGACGATCACCGTCCGCGCAGCCGCGAAGTTCAATCTGCACCTCGGGGTGGGGCCCGTGCGTGAGGACGGCTTCCATCCGCTGGCGACCGTCTACCAGGCGATCGGCCTCTACGACGACGTCACCGCGGGCGAAGCCGACGGGTGGCAGGTCACGCTCAGCGCCGAGGATCACATCGCGCTGGCGGAGGTCCCGACCGGCGACGACAACATCGTCGTACGGGCCGGGAAGGCCCTCGCTGCTCACCACGGCATCGACCGGGCGGCGAGCATCGAGATCCACAAGGGCATCCCCGTCGCCGGCGGTCTCGCCGGTGGCTCTGCCGACGCGGCCGCCACGCTCGTCGCCCTCGACCGCCTGTGGTCGCTGGAGACCTCCGACGAGGATCTGCTCGCCATCGCCGGGCGGCTCGGATCCGACGTACCTTTCGCGCTCGTCGGCGCCACAGCGGTCGGCGGTGGCCGTGGCGAGATCGTCGAGCCGGTCGCCGACAACGGCGCCTGGTGGTGGGTCGCGGTCGGCAACGAGCAGGGGTTGTCGACGCCTGCTGTCTATCGCGCGTTCGACGAGCTGGTCGGAGCCGGCGTCGCCGAGCCGCAGGTGCCCGAGCGTCTCCTCATGGCGCTGGAGAAGGGTGACGCGGGGCTCCTCGCCGAGGCGCTCGCCAACGACCTGCAGGCTCCGGCCCTGGCGCTGCGCCCCGACCTCGCCCAGACCTTCGCGGACGGCGAGGAGGCCGGCGCGCTGGCCGTCCAGCTCTCCGGTTCGGGACCGACGGTCCTGATGCTGTGCCGCGACGCCGCCCACGCCCGCGAGGTCGCCGGAGCGATGCAGGCCAAGGCGTACGACCGAGTCTGGGCCGCCCCCGGCCCGGTCGCCGGCGCCCACGTCGTCACCTACTGA